AAAAGATTCACACATTTGAATTTTCCTGAGTAAAAATAAGGataaatgaaaaaaataaataatAAGAAAGATAAGGAACAGAACAGAAAAAGGCAAAAATCAAACATAAAAACAAAGAGCAAAAAACCAGGAAAAATCCGATCAAAAAGCTTCTCTAAACCGGCCAGAAGGTAACTCGCTCATgtgaaatgggtcggcccaactagtCAAAATGGATGCGCCCAATAGAGGATCTGGTGGTATCTTTTACTGTTTCTTGTGCAAATCAAAGTGGCCCGTGATTCTTAACTATTTTGTGTGGGTAACTAACACTTTAAAGAGCGGCCATGGGCCTAAGGCCTCGACGGCTCGACCACGTTACCCACCGACCACAATGGGTAGCACCCAAAAAaaagggatttccaaaaaaaaaaaaccaCCACAATGGGTGGCTCACAGAGTTACAGTGCTGTATTTCTCAAATGTTGTCACTCTCTGTCCACGTGGCATAGCAGCTAGTGGAACGATGCATGGTGACAGGTGGCACACTAGGCAGTGGTGCACTGCATGCTTCGCCCTGGGGACCTCGAGCCTCCTGATTCATGTGAGCGTGTGCAGTGGACCCTATATATCAGGCCATGCTTCATCACAGAAGGATGTACCTAACCTTGCAACAAAGTTCAGTTGAAAACCACCACTAGTCTGTGCCCATGGCGACCTTCTCCAACGAGGAGCTTCTGCAGGCGCACACCGAGCTCTGGGACCTCACCTTCGGCTACCTCAAATCCATGGCGCTCGAGTGCGCCATCAAGCTCGGCCTCCCAAACGCCATCCACCGCCGCGGCGGCGACGCCACGCTGCCGGACTTGCTCGACGCAGTTTCCGTCCCGGAGAGCAAGAAGGCGCACCTGCCTCGCCTCATGAGGTTTCTCGGCGCGTTCGGCATCTTCACCGCCGACGCACCCGCTGCAGGGGAGCGCGCGAATGGGGAGGAGGCGGGCGCCGTCTACGGCCTCACGCCGGTGTCCCGCCTCCTCGTGGACGACTCCGGCGCCAACGGGTCGTGCGGGAGCCTCTCGCCGTTCGTGCTCTCCCAGACGACCAAGTACCACGTGAAGGCGGCCATGCACCTGCCGGAGTGGTTCACGAGCGACGACGGCGCGGCCGCGGCGGAGATGCCGTTCCGGACGGCGCACGGCGCAGACCTGTGGGGCGTCATGGACCGCGACCCCAAGATGAACCAGGTCTTCAACGCCGGCATGGGGTCCGACACCCAGCTCGCGATGGACTTCGTCATCGGCAACTACGGCGACGTGTTCGACGGGGTGACCTCGCTGGTCGACGTCGGCGGCGGGACAGGCTCCGCGGCGAGGGCCATAGCCAAGGCCTTCCCGCACGTCAAGTGCTCCGTGCTCGACCTCCCCAACGTGGTCAATTCCGTCCCGCCCGACGGCGTGGTCGAGTACATCTCAGGCGACATGATGAGCTCCATTCCGGCGACCGATGCGGTCTTCCTCAAGGTACGATATATAGTTGCCATGAATGCAGATCTTGTTTTGGGGTGAACGATTGCTCTATGCCAACGTAATTTAAACGTTCATATTGCAGTACATCATGCATGACTGGAACGACGAGGACTGCGTGAAGATCCTGAAGCAGTGCAAGAAGGCGATCCCCGAATCAGGCGGGAAAGTGATAATCGTGGACATAGTGGTGGGATCTCCTTTGAAAGCCATGCTGGAAGCCCAGGTCTCGTTTGATCtgctgatgatggtgatcacgggaGGCAAGGAGCGCGACGAGCATGAGTGGCGCAAGATTTTCATGGACGCGGGGTTCAGCCATCACAAGACAAGACCTGTTTTGGGATTTATGGCCATCACCGAGCTGTATGCTTAGCCCTGCATGCCTGATTGCAGCAGATATCTGCTGTAACGTGTGTGTAAGCGTTGGTCCTGCGATGTTCGTCGTGGTTGTGCAGCCCCAAAGTGTCTTTCTGCAGCAACGATTTGTTCCTACGCCTTTAAAGGCTCCCATATTTGTATGATCTGTTGCTAGGGTATATGCACTTAATAAACTAGATGACACCCCGCCCGTTGCTGCGGGAATTGTAGCAATTAAAAAATTGGAAATTGGACAAATGAAAAGATAATTTGAATATACTTGTTAACTGTGTTGTCTCTCGGCTAAATTAAACCCATTTCATGACACCGAGCAATACACAATACAAATATTTTCCATTTTGCTTTAAGAAATATCAACATTACTACTCTTTCAATTGTCCAGTGACTAAATATAGTGAGCATGAAATCATCTGTTCATCCAAAACATCTCACAAAAGGAGCAAATAAAAATAGAACAAATCAAATAGGCATCGATGATTGCCTTGGGAGGTGATAATGCTTCTTAGTCACCTACATTATACTCACTTCTTATCTTCAGTCGATGACCATAGCACAGTGTTGGCAATTGAAAACTGGAAAGGAAACAACGTGTGAGAAGAGGTGCATGATGTCAAGAACATAGGCATACCAATTCTGGTTGTGACATTATTACAGCCAAGTAATTAAACCTGTACTACATTTAGTGAAGGAAATATTAGACAACAATTAGCAAGAAATTAACAATATTAGAGAAATTTGCAAGAAAGGTCAGTTTCAACAGGAAATAAAATAGTGAGGCAATCTAACAGTTCAGTGGACAGAGAGTTAGCCCTCCATCTCAACTTGAAACTTTAATGCAATATTGGCAGGAAATTGTCCCGATAGTAACTGAAAAGGGAATGAGAATTAATACAATACATGAAAATAGAATGACATTAAAATATAAAGAATATATGTATCCTGATGCTAACAGAACGTAGAAGATTAAAAGAGAACACATCACCTCTGCTTATGATAAGAGAAGGACCTCAAACGCTACACAGAAGGCATAGTAGAGCAAAGAACAAAGCATGTTAGTTAATGTTTGGGATTACCTGCCTGAGTTCGGCTGGCAACAAACTCGAACAGTGTCCAGGATTGCAAAGTATTGCGTCACCAGTCCACTGCAGTGCCTCCAATGGGTGGCTGCATCAAGGACGACGACAATCCGATCTGCTTAAAATTGATGTCCACATTCTACTATTATGGGCTCGATTAGCCTTACAGACTTGAAATAAGGTGTTATGGAGATCTGCAGTTATGCCGCACACATACATGTTCAGAAGATTTTTAAGGTCTGGGATGTAGGAACTCGTGGTTGGAGCATGGCATGTTATAATACTGCCAGAAAAAAACAACGTACCTGAAAATGAACTGGACTACTCTGATCCTCTGGTCCTACAAAACAATCATAATAGTTCAAACTGAATACAGATAAAATTTGTACTAATCAAACATGAGAGAGAGATATGCAGGTCTGTAGTTGAGCAAATATCAGAACATCCAACCAAGCTGACTCGGGACTGAGAGGGAGGAGAGTCCCAACCTCTTATCCACGTGACATTCAAGGAGGACGGCGCCCGGCGGCAGCACATCTAGTTCAATGGGTGTCCGGTTCGACGCCTGGGCGCGGGATTTGGGCAGCAGAGCCGACGGTGGTGGCAAAATAGGGATTCAGGTTGGCAGCAACACAGAAATCCGGCAGCCACGAACTTCTTACCCAACCATGGCATGCGTTTCGATCTCATGGCGTGAGTGGAACCGATGAGCCCGGAAGAGAGGTTAATAACAGAGGAGATCAACCGTGTGGTGGAGAAAATAACTTGGAGGATACCAAAGGGTGTCGTGGAGACCATTATTTCTTAGGGAAAAAAGCTGAAATATCATATATGTAATCTAGGAAAAAAAGATTAATTTGCTTATGTGGTGGTTTGCTGAGTTGGATAGGCTGTTGCTCCCTGAAGTTTCACCTTCCGCCACAAGACATGAAGAGACAGCTAAACATTTGGGCTTCTTTTTGTTTTAGACGATCGGGCTTCGGTGCACAGTATATAAGACTGTAATCCGGTTTTTTTTTGCATGGAGGATATGGCGGGCCAAAGAATGAATGTCTCATGGCTGTATGCGGACGCATTGCTATGATGAAGAATTGATGACATGGCCAAGTGCTGATGTGGACAGCTTACATGTCTAGATAAATAAGGTAGTGGGGGTAAACTTCTTAGGTATATAGGATGAGCTATTCTTTGGATCTATATTACTCCTATATTAGAGGTTGGTTTTGCTCAATGTTGATGGTCTCGTGTACACACTACACGATGCGGACATGTATGGAAATATACTTTGGCCACTAAACCCACCAGTTCGTGGCTGTCAAGCTGAAGATAGTTTTCATGCTCTGGTATCCTGCACTAAACCAGGAGCTTTACAgcatgtggttcgcaggtttgggaAAGCTTCCATAGGAAGACCGCAAAGATAATTCAGGCGTATATACGTAAACAAACACTAACGAGAATTTATCTGACTCGTGCATTGAAAATTCAGTTCACAGCATCACTATCTGTCCTATATGCTGAAATTCAGATCAACCAATAGGGGGTATACATCGAGGATAATTTGCAACGAGCATCAGGTCCTATCCGGAGTCTGACTACCATGCACATGAAATGTTTACAAGGTCAGTATCAGCCCTAGTTCTGTTGCAGCACAACAAACATAGAGATAGCATAGCCTGTCACAGAACACACATGGACACAGCACCGCCATACCGCATAGTGGTTGTCTATATTTGGCAACAAAAAGCAGTGTTACCACATAGTTCAAATATAAAACTAGGTTTTACTCAGAAAGGTGGTTCTCAATATATCTAGCTACCCATGTCATTTTGTTGGACATGCTAAGTTGATTGAATGCTCTAGCAATTGCAGGATTCTCAACTAGATGAGCATAGTAATGGGTAAGATGCGCCTCTTCAAATCCAGGGAGATCCATCAAGTTACCCCAAAGATCTTCAGGGACATCTGTATCTACACATTCAGATTTCTCTATAGCTTCGGCAAGGTTATCAAGGCTGGTCATCAAATGCATCAGCTCGTCATCATTGTTTACCTTGGCCCTTTTCGATGCTTTACTGCTAGAGGAATCACCATTCTTCCCCCATTCGGGAATAGGAAAAGGCAGTGTAAACTCTTCAACACTAGCACCAAAAGTGTCATTTCCTCCATTGGCAATTTCATTCTCGGTCACATCTACAGCAAGAAGCTCATCCACACTCTTAGTGTATACATCAGAAGCCATACCATCACCAAAGATTGTGGCCATCTCGTGATAGTAAGCTGGAGTGTTCAAGAAGTCGGCATCATTGCGGTGATAGTTTTGATGGTCTTCCCACATTTTGTCAGCAAGGGCTTGTCTGAACTCAACCATGTGCCTATGGTCATGGGCTTGCTCTCTCTGAGGACTAGGGAGTTTTGGTTTCCAATTAATCTCCGGTATAATGAAACAATCAGTGCCTTGGGAAAGAACCCAGTTGTGGAGGATGACGCAAGCTATCACAACATCCACTTGAGTAGCGGAGGGAAAGAATGGAtttgcatcatcaagaactttaaaTCTTCGCTTGAGTGATGCGAATGCACGTTCTACAGGTACTCGTAGAGATGAGTGCCTAAGATTGAACAATTCCCTTGCATCTCGCACATGATTGTTCCCCCACTCAGTCAAGTGATATCTCATGCCGTGGAAAGGTGGCAAAAATCCAGGTTTGGCTCCATATCCGGCATCCACTAGGTAGAATTTACCTGTCATGTCAGGAATACACATGAGCACCTAAGGTAGTATTGTGTAATAAGTAGTATTAACTCTATGTGGAGATATCATGATAGAACAAATTTATTACCTTGAGGAGCACATAAGCCGTTCTCACACTCTATTGCATCCACTAAAACAGCATTATCGTGTGCAGATCCCTCCCAACGAGCCAGCACATGTGTGAAACGAAGGTCAAAATCAATTGCTGCCATCACATTTTGGCTTGCAACTAACTTCTTACCACGGAAGGCAGTCTCCACGTTCTTACAGGAAGAAGCCTGTATCTGTGTACAATCAATGGCTCCAATACAATCCTACATGATCAGAACCGCCCAAAAAATTTAGTAAGCAGACAGTTTCTACGCTAAAAATATATTGCTGTGCATGGTCATACCTTGAAGTATGGGTCCCATCTTGGGTCACCAGCAATTCTGGTTGGGGTCTCCAATGATGGTGGCCTAATAAACTCATCCCTTAGCTGAACTATAGCATGGAGGACTAGTCCAAAATAACGACTAACCGGTTCACCTGACCTATTAAAAATAGCACTTACAACCCTATTCCGAAGGTTGTGTCCTACTGTGATCAAGAACATGGCGACTTGCTCCTCAATACATATATGAACAGTATCACGGAGCAAAGAGCGTTCCCTCAGAACTTGACACAGCCCGAAGAAAGAAGCCCTCGTGAGCCTTAGCGTTGTCTGGCAAGTTATATCATCCTTGTAAATCTGGTTATTTAGAAAGGCAATCCTTTTCTTGTCCCTTGTCTCGATTGGGCCATAGGAAATACTCTCTTTCTTTCTCTGTAATCTCGGCCGGACATACAGCATGACCATACATGAAGCCACGGATCCAGCGGCCTTTATAAGCATCAACCTTCTTCTCCTGAACCTCTCCTTGTCCATCTACAATGCATTTTTGACAAATGTAAAAAACATGCTATGAATTGTAAAGAACAGTAAAAATACAGAAGAATGTACTAAATGCTAACAGTAACTTAAGCTTTGCCACCTACAGTCCATACAGGAGAGGTTGGTTTCAGGTTCGAAAGAACAGGAGGTGTATGCTTACAACTAAAATAGACTAGCAGCACTTGACAGTTCATGGTTCAATGCAGAAATGTTGTGAACAATATGAAGGTATACATACATATTATCATCATACTCACAAATCCAAGTCATTATCCATCGATGTAGGAAAAGAAGAATTTGGACTACATACCTCGGGCTGGAGCAACTGGTGCAAACTCTAGGCGAGGGAGAGTGGATTCGGGGGAGAAGCAAGGGGCAGACGCCAGCCCCTGGTCGCTAGTCGCCTGCGGCCTGCGGGTGCGGGAGGGGGTTAGGGGCGGCGGCCTCCCTTGTCGTGTGGGAGAAGGATGGGCGCACGCTAATGCGCGAGGGGGAGGGCTAGAGGGGGAGCGACCGGTGGGAGCTGAGCACCTCGCCGCTGGCCGCCGTCCGCTGGGCTCCGGTCGCTGGGGGGCGGAGGTGGTTCGGGCCTTCAGGGAGGGCTCAGGGCCGGCGCGTGCGGGGGACTGGGGGCCGGTCGTAGTTCCGGTTCGATCGTCTTCGCCCGAGTCGCATAGTGATAGTGGTCCCGCATCTCCCTGGAGTTTTTTTTTAGTAAAATGCATCATAAGTCCTACAACTATGTGAGGTGTGTCAATCTAGTCCTAAAACTTTAAAAGTGCAGAATTAGGTCCCGAATATTTTCAAGGCGTACAACCCAGATCCCAAACTTGCTGCGGCTGCATTGACTGGCAGACGGGCGTCTGGACCGTTGCCACCTGGACCCAGGGCGTGTGGCGGAAGATTTCCCGCCGTTGGCGGTTGAGATCTTTTGCAATTGACCGCATTTATGTAGTTGCCTTCTCTAGCCACAGTCATTTCTCCACTCAGATCCCTATCTCTCATCAGTTCATCTTATCTGCTACTGCCACCTCCGTGCCATGTCTGGAAACTCGTTcgcgagctcgtcggcggcgagacGCAGTAGGAACCAGTTGGCGCAAGCTCCGCCTCTAGTCCTTCCACCTCCGCCACGAACAGGCTATCCAGTGCCGCTCCCATTGGTGCACTGCCCGCACTGCAAGTGGAGGACCACCATTTGCCTCGTCTCCAAATTAGAGGCGAACCCAGGTCGCATTTTCTACAAGTGTCCAAATCATCGGGTAAGAAAAATCTCTCACTTGTTCTATCTAATTTGGTTTCCatctattttcctaattttttcttCTATGAGCAAAAAGGGCCTCAGGGATGCGAGTTTTACCATTGGCAGGATGGTCCAAATAATTATGTTGAGTATTTGGTATCTATTGGAATTTTTGTTCATGCTTCGGGTGCAGTCATAAGAGGAGTACAAGCAGGGGAGGTGCAACCTATAGAGTCAGTACAGATGCAGCAGAGGCAGCAAGTCAATGGTGTCACTGAACTTGTGAAAAGGATGGATGAGCTGTTGTTGCTGTGTAAAATCATAGTGTTTGTGTTCGTGCCGATGTTAGTAGTGATGGTTGTATGTGCAATGAAATGATATCACACACTTGGTCAGTAGTGTTTCACGGTCAagtatgtaatgaaatgatgtagcaAAGATGGTGTAGCACATTGCCATGTTTGTATTTCAATTTCAGTTCAATTACTAGGCAATGATCTAGCACACTAGACAAATGACAAAATAAATAGATGATGTTGCAacttaacacacacacacacacaacacacacacatatatatatagggtcgcgctattcgtcaccctgggtgaggaataattattcttcatccccctctattttaccatcaatgcaccgtaattttatattctgtaagttttgtcttatttccgatgcAAAAAGGgttcgtaagaaaatatataatcgccataaaaaatattttatgttatgtaaattacaaatgtaaaaacatagtttaaaatacacataaactgtaatTTTTTTTGTCTTATGacttatatttttattttcttatgtcaaattttacatagtgaatcaatagaaatgtaaCTATTTAAATTTCAAACGTAATTTAANNNNNNNNNNNNNNNNNNNNNNNNNNNNNNNNNNNNNNNNNNNNNNNNNNNNNNNNNNNNNNNNNNNNNNNNNNNNNNNNNNNNNNNNNNNNNNNNNNNNNNNNNNNNNNNNNNNNNNNNNNNNNNNNNNNNNNNNNNNNNNNNNNNNNNNNNNNNNNNNNNNNNNNNNNNNNNNNNNNNNNNNNNNNNNNNNNNNNNNNNNNNNNNNNNNNNNNNNNNNNNNNNNNNNNNNNNNNNNNNNNNNNNNNNNNNNNNNNNNNNNNNNNNNNNNNNNNNNNNNNNNNNNNNNNNNNNNNNNNNNNNNNNNNNNNNNNNNNNNNNNNNNNNNNNNNNNNNNNNNNActtagggtgcagaataagttattcttcacccgagataACTTACGataatttcataattaaattacgtttgaaattcaaatagttacatttttattgattcactatgtaaatttggcataagaaaataaaaatatagatcataagacaagaaaatttgcagtgtatgtgtattttacactatatttttatgtttgtaattttacataatagAAAATATTTTTTACAATGATTATAAATTTTCTTACAGTCTCTTtttacgtcggaaataagacaaaacttacggaacgtaaaattacgatgcattgatggtaaaatagacgggggtgaagaataactattccttacCTAAGTTTACGAATAGTCAATCCCTAAGTTtacaatattagcagaataactattctgcacaccacttcggcactgcacgctcaacagaagcgcactgcatcattttgacgacgagcactgcaatagagactagtgaacttctcgtcggaaaaaactgcacacgttattttttcggtactgttttcgctctaacttttttaaccgtttatcggaatgaggcgtgtaatatatcattgaaaagctatggattaggcgcaacttcgacatgttgaacacttttcgagattccacacggtttaagagcaattttgaaaatagtgcggcggatgacgagcggCAGCGAGCATTTTTTCGTGTTTTTTTCTAAACTGCTtgttggaatgaagcaaatgatacgccgttggataaatatcgtcgaggcgcatctttttcatatataaatctttctctaattcattacggtttaagagcagtttcaaatttactaaatcacggaaCTCTGTTtgttcaatttttttgaaattttcggtactgtttttgctctagttttctaaccgtttgtcgaaacgagacatatgatacgctgttggaaagctacggacaaggtgcaactttcatatgttgaaatagttttgagattccttacggattttagttaattttgaaaatcgtgcggctgacttcgagaggcagcggctgttttttcgcgaaatttttacgaACGGCTGGTCAGAATAATTGAAATCAtacgctgttggaaagatatcaacgagacacaactttttcatgtagaacactctctataattctttacggtttaagaggaatttcaaatttaccgaaatgcggacactctgtttttcgcgacacctaaatcaacgtgggtacttcatccgactgaaaaccgcactgcatcggacgaaaagCCGCGCTGCATtggacgggtaagagaactgcatagtttcttttattcaaacgtaattttttcaaggacgagaaaatagagtgcacttcacatcaggTGTAAAtaaaccacaacactatcaagaagtgaaccgcattacttttgtTACTTCCGTAACattttttgcacttacgggatgaacaacatcacaCACCCGACCGCACTGTTTCAGttagaaaaccgcactgcatcaaatgGTCAAGTGAATGACATTACTATTTTTTGTCGTTTctctaccatttttcatttaacacATTTTTGCACTGCATCAAATGGTCAAGTGAACGGCATTACTTTTTTTGTCGTTTctctaccatttttcatttaacaTATCTTTGCACTTCATTTCCTGCTTTATTTTTTCTGTTTGGAGTTTTTGTATTTCCACATTGGCAAGTTGTACACGTGCGAAGAAGCGAACCGCGTGGTCGAGAGAAATGAGCCGCAATACAATTCTAAATGAACTTCTTTGGTAAACAATTTTTAAACGAGTCCGTATAACTTTTCTCAGGGTTCAGTTTACTAAATCAAACGTTGGAGCGGCTCTCATCACACAAAATATAGTTAACTGAACCCTGAGAAAATAATTAGTGAACCACATTTGCACTTACTTTTTCATCCCAAAGAAAGTGTACTCCACACAATTTTCCTTTTAACCGCAACCATCAACTGGCCGAACTGCACCAGGTAAACTACATGGGCCAGCTGGAGAACCTCCTGCCAACACCAAGCAAACTGCAGCAACGAACCTCCTGCCGCGTGCATCCATACTGCAGCGTCGCACGGCTGAAACTGAAGTGCGTGCCAATCGTCCTCTCAAGTGCTTGCGTACTGCATTGACGCCCAACTAACCTGCAACGATAGCAAGCTGCACTGCTCGCCGTCAGTGGATAGCAACAATGAAAAATTGGACCTGGGCATGAATGCCATCACCGAAATTGCACACAAATGCAAGAACATCAGACAAATTGCACCTGGGAGAATATTTCTCCACCATCCTCCTCCCGATGTTGCTGGAAGCGTGAGAGGAGATGGCTACCCCCCGCCGCCTGAGTGCACTGCACACATGCCCGTCGGAGGACAGTGGCGCCCACCCAACCGAGCTGTAGTGCGACTCACCTGAGCACTACATGCGTAGCACCACCGGACTGCACGCGGGGGGGCACCGAACTGCAGGCCAAAAAAAACTGCCGACGCCCATGGATGAGCTGCTAGAGAGGCTCGCGGTGCACTGCTCCAGGGCACGCGGTGCACTTCTCGAGGATGACGGTGGGGCTAGGCCGGCCGGCGCGACGGCGGAGGTAGAAGGAGGCCGGGGAGGGAAGGGTGAGTCGCGGAGGTTGGGCGGCGGCTCGGGGGGAGGAGGttgggtggcggcgcg
The Triticum dicoccoides isolate Atlit2015 ecotype Zavitan chromosome 3A, WEW_v2.0, whole genome shotgun sequence genome window above contains:
- the LOC119267491 gene encoding flavonoid O-methyltransferase-like protein Os11g0303600, with product MATFSNEELLQAHTELWDLTFGYLKSMALECAIKLGLPNAIHRRGGDATLPDLLDAVSVPESKKAHLPRLMRFLGAFGIFTADAPAAGERANGEEAGAVYGLTPVSRLLVDDSGANGSCGSLSPFVLSQTTKYHVKAAMHLPEWFTSDDGAAAAEMPFRTAHGADLWGVMDRDPKMNQVFNAGMGSDTQLAMDFVIGNYGDVFDGVTSLVDVGGGTGSAARAIAKAFPHVKCSVLDLPNVVNSVPPDGVVEYISGDMMSSIPATDAVFLKYIMHDWNDEDCVKILKQCKKAIPESGGKVIIVDIVVGSPLKAMLEAQVSFDLLMMVITGGKERDEHEWRKIFMDAGFSHHKTRPVLGFMAITELYA
- the LOC119267492 gene encoding uncharacterized protein LOC119267492, which encodes MDKERFRRRRLMLIKAAGSVASCMVMLYVRPRLQRKKESISYGPIETRDKKRIAFLNNQIYKDDITCQTTLRLTRASFFGLCQVLRERSLLRDTVHICIEEQVAMFLITVGHNLRNRVVSAIFNRSGEPVSRYFGLVLHAIVQLRDEFIRPPSLETPTRIAGDPRWDPYFKDCIGAIDCTQIQASSCKNVETAFRGKKLVASQNVMAAIDFDLRFTHVLARWEGSAHDNAVLVDAIECENGLCAPQGKFYLVDAGYGAKPGFLPPFHGMRYHLTEWGNNHVRDARELFNLRHSSLRVPVERAFASLKRRFKVLDDANPFFPSATQVDVVIACVILHNWVLSQGTDCFIIPEINWKPKLPSPQREQAHDHRHMVEFRQALADKMWEDHQNYHRNDADFLNTPAYYHEMATIFGDGMASDVYTKSVDELLAVDVTENEIANGGNDTFGASVEEFTLPFPIPEWGKNGDSSSSKASKRAKVNNDDELMHLMTSLDNLAEAIEKSECVDTDVPEDLWGNLMDLPGFEEAHLTHYYAHLVENPAIARAFNQLSMSNKMTWVARYIENHLSE